From the genome of Hymenobacter cellulosilyticus, one region includes:
- a CDS encoding fatty acid desaturase, with translation MKKNSAHLQLTTGQRRIELARPWALAALYTASALAGWWWLAVPVAVAVCLAAFVQMHDAMHNALGLSKPTNERILTLSGLLILKSGHALQVTHLRHHGRCLTDDDPEGAPATWSFSRVLWQGPWHILMLRRESLRIAPHTRRIQLLETALTAVLLAVFVCVYFLTGSVVGLVYWGVAFFMSATMPIWASYIPHRMASRHPAARTAAALAQIWTPVVSSFAFHHVHHHYPRVPTALLYRAAAELPPPPEHNHHH, from the coding sequence ATGAAAAAGAACTCGGCTCATCTGCAGCTTACCACCGGCCAGCGGCGCATTGAGCTGGCCCGGCCCTGGGCGCTGGCCGCCCTGTACACGGCCTCGGCCCTGGCCGGCTGGTGGTGGCTGGCCGTGCCGGTAGCGGTGGCCGTGTGCCTAGCCGCCTTCGTGCAGATGCACGACGCCATGCACAACGCTCTGGGCCTTTCGAAGCCCACCAATGAGCGGATTCTGACCCTGAGCGGCCTGCTGATTCTCAAAAGCGGCCACGCCCTGCAGGTTACCCACCTGCGCCACCACGGCCGCTGCCTCACCGACGACGACCCCGAGGGCGCGCCGGCCACCTGGTCGTTTTCGCGGGTGCTCTGGCAAGGGCCCTGGCACATTCTGATGCTGCGCCGCGAGTCGTTGCGCATTGCGCCCCACACCCGCCGGATTCAGCTCCTGGAAACGGCCCTGACGGCGGTGTTGCTGGCCGTTTTTGTGTGCGTATACTTTCTTACCGGCTCGGTCGTGGGCTTGGTTTACTGGGGTGTGGCCTTCTTTATGAGTGCCACCATGCCAATTTGGGCTTCCTACATTCCGCACCGCATGGCCTCCCGCCACCCCGCTGCGCGCACCGCAGCCGCCCTGGCCCAAATCTGGACGCCGGTGGTGTCGTCGTTTGCCTTTCACCACGTGCACCACCACTACCCGCGGGTGCCCACCGCCCTGCTCTACCGCGCCGCGGCCGAGCTGCCGCCCCCGCCCGAGCACAACCATCATCATTAA
- a CDS encoding ComEA family DNA-binding protein, with amino-acid sequence MKPSVTPPSAAGWLRGIRRYFSFSRRETSGFVGLLLLLLLLLVLPWLLLPVLPRYDPAPDQQQLNQLAAELATRHQPRSFQPRYARRTYPRRQPVAQVPLAPFDPNALTAPDWEARGLSHYLAQRVVHFRDVIGGFKAKEQIRRTYGLPDSVYARLAPYILLPDQLPPRESRFVRTPDAASPAFADRPASKFPHKPTHLAPFDLNTADTTQLMQIRGIGRGLSRRVVEYRQQLGGFLREDQLTEIYSLRDAPDLVDSLRKYSFVAPGFAPALLEVNSAPFEVLQAHPYVGKRLARVIVAFRQQHPPFKQADDLRQIRILDAETLDKLRPYLRF; translated from the coding sequence GTGAAACCTAGCGTTACCCCACCTTCCGCCGCCGGCTGGCTGCGCGGAATCCGCCGTTATTTCAGCTTCTCGCGCCGCGAAACATCTGGCTTCGTTGGTTTGCTCTTACTACTATTATTACTGCTGGTCCTGCCCTGGCTGCTGCTGCCAGTGCTACCCCGCTACGACCCTGCCCCCGACCAACAGCAGCTGAATCAGCTGGCGGCTGAGCTGGCTACGCGGCATCAGCCCCGCTCCTTTCAGCCGCGCTATGCCCGGCGTACCTACCCGCGGCGGCAGCCGGTGGCTCAGGTGCCGCTGGCGCCCTTCGACCCCAATGCTCTGACGGCGCCCGACTGGGAAGCCCGGGGCCTTTCGCACTACCTGGCCCAGCGCGTGGTGCATTTCCGGGACGTTATCGGCGGCTTTAAAGCCAAAGAGCAGATTCGGCGCACCTACGGCCTGCCCGACTCGGTGTATGCCCGCCTGGCTCCTTACATCCTGCTGCCCGATCAGCTGCCGCCGCGTGAATCCCGCTTTGTCCGCACTCCGGATGCCGCTTCACCCGCCTTTGCCGACCGACCCGCCAGCAAATTTCCCCACAAGCCTACGCACTTGGCGCCTTTCGACCTGAACACGGCCGATACCACCCAATTGATGCAGATTCGCGGCATCGGCCGAGGCCTGTCCCGGCGGGTGGTGGAATACCGGCAGCAGCTGGGCGGCTTTTTACGCGAAGATCAACTCACTGAAATCTACAGCCTGCGCGACGCCCCCGACCTGGTCGACAGCCTGCGCAAGTACTCGTTTGTAGCACCGGGCTTCGCGCCGGCCTTGCTGGAAGTTAACTCTGCTCCCTTTGAGGTACTGCAGGCTCACCCCTATGTGGGCAAACGGCTGGCCCGGGTGATAGTAGCGTTTCGCCAGCAGCATCCACCCTTCAAGCAGGCTGACGACCTGCGCCAAATCCGGATACTGGACGCCGAAACCCTGGACAAGCTGCGGCCTTACCTGCGCTTTTAA
- a CDS encoding phosphatase PAP2 family protein, whose translation MGFRYVLLLVGSLISLRSVAQVPAPSLTPDSSATIVAPAPLPVRPLAPASPWRRLAQPATLRVAVPLSLIGVAWLSNKDNVLRRAKREIQEETLEAFPTFDTRLDDYTRHVPIAAAYALQLAGVKGERGVVPFTLIYLLAHQVNMGVTSNLKRLCREQRPDIPTDYSSFPSSHTSEAFMTATLLHEQYGKTNPWISVGGYAVATATGTMRVLHNRHWVTDVVAGAGIGFLSAEAVWHLYPALTRLLPAKLAQKCLLVPTYVPGGGMGLSVAIKH comes from the coding sequence ATGGGTTTTCGCTACGTTTTGCTGCTGGTCGGCAGCCTGATCAGCCTACGCTCAGTGGCTCAGGTCCCGGCTCCTTCGCTCACACCTGATTCCAGTGCAACTATCGTAGCGCCGGCCCCGCTGCCGGTACGCCCCCTGGCACCCGCCTCGCCCTGGCGGCGGCTCGCTCAGCCGGCCACGCTGCGGGTAGCCGTGCCGCTATCCCTGATTGGGGTAGCCTGGCTTAGCAATAAGGACAACGTGCTGCGGCGGGCCAAACGGGAAATTCAGGAAGAAACCCTCGAGGCCTTTCCTACCTTCGACACCCGCCTCGACGACTACACCCGCCACGTGCCCATCGCCGCGGCGTATGCCCTGCAGCTGGCCGGCGTGAAAGGCGAGCGGGGCGTGGTGCCGTTTACGCTGATTTACCTGCTGGCTCACCAAGTCAATATGGGCGTGACCAGCAACCTGAAGCGCCTGTGCCGGGAGCAGCGCCCCGACATTCCGACGGATTACAGCTCGTTTCCTTCCTCCCACACTAGTGAGGCTTTCATGACCGCGACGCTGCTGCACGAGCAGTACGGCAAAACCAACCCCTGGATCAGCGTGGGCGGCTACGCGGTGGCTACGGCCACGGGCACCATGCGGGTGCTGCACAACCGCCACTGGGTGACCGACGTGGTAGCTGGGGCCGGTATCGGGTTTCTGTCGGCCGAGGCCGTGTGGCACCTGTACCCGGCCCTGACGCGGCTGTTGCCAGCTAAGCTGGCCCAAAAATGCCTGCTGGTTCCAACCTACGTGCCCGGAGGCGGCATGGGTCTGTCGGTAGCAATCAAGCACTAG